A genomic window from Indioceanicola profundi includes:
- a CDS encoding C39 family peptidase produces MTAAGKAPSVLAAALAVLLCCGSGAHATEVPIRTAGMAASVKVRTLLDIRYRTIVRQQHDFSCGAAALATLLKFHYDTDITEAELVEAMMRTGDPGRIRSQGFSMGDMQRFLAAHNVKANGYWAKLEETAEAGIPFIVLINVRGYRHFVVVKGIHDGRVLVGDPALGLKIYGLEDLQAIQEGPVFAIDDFVEVGRNSFNRPDEWRFRPKVTEAASVARPGGAQLMNLRPPGEF; encoded by the coding sequence ATGACCGCCGCAGGCAAAGCGCCGTCCGTCCTGGCTGCCGCGCTGGCCGTACTGCTCTGCTGCGGATCGGGCGCGCACGCCACCGAGGTCCCGATCCGGACCGCAGGCATGGCCGCCAGCGTAAAGGTCCGCACCCTGCTCGACATCCGCTACCGCACCATCGTGCGGCAGCAGCACGACTTCAGTTGCGGGGCCGCCGCCCTGGCCACCCTGCTGAAGTTCCACTACGACACCGACATTACCGAGGCCGAACTGGTCGAGGCCATGATGCGGACCGGCGATCCGGGACGCATCCGCTCCCAGGGCTTCTCCATGGGCGACATGCAGCGCTTCCTGGCCGCCCACAATGTCAAGGCCAACGGATACTGGGCCAAGCTGGAGGAAACGGCGGAAGCCGGCATTCCCTTCATCGTGCTGATCAATGTCCGGGGCTACCGGCACTTCGTGGTCGTCAAGGGCATCCATGACGGACGCGTGCTGGTCGGCGATCCGGCGCTGGGCCTGAAGATCTACGGGCTGGAGGATCTGCAGGCCATTCAGGAAGGGCCGGTCTTCGCGATCGACGACTTCGTGGAGGTCGGCCGCAACAGTTTCAACCGCCCCGACGAATGGCGTTTCCGCCCGAAGGTCACGGAGGCCGCGAGCGTGGCCCGGCCGGGCGGCGCCCAGCTCATGAACCTGCGTCCACCCGGGGAGTTCTAA